The following proteins are co-located in the Haloplanus sp. HW8-1 genome:
- a CDS encoding trimeric intracellular cation channel family protein, which yields MTQNLVSVLFGDSFAVTNATGLVAFALVGSAKAIREEFDLFGITVVGLATAFAGGVTRDLLVNRVPLALQSPAKLGLGLLGVGVAVVLSVVLRAPDEHSVAVVADAVGLAAFATAGAIVATEAGVSAPGIVAVAAINAVGGGAFADVLLDRSPFILFDDFYSISKRKPPFRGGMKPTAGETLIMSALVGCGAESEVRIRTLRGGR from the coding sequence GTGACTCAAAACCTCGTTTCGGTGCTGTTCGGGGATTCGTTCGCGGTCACGAACGCGACCGGACTGGTCGCGTTCGCACTCGTCGGCTCGGCCAAGGCGATCCGCGAGGAGTTCGACCTGTTCGGAATCACGGTCGTCGGGCTAGCGACGGCGTTCGCTGGCGGGGTTACGCGCGACCTCCTCGTGAACCGCGTTCCACTCGCGCTTCAGTCGCCGGCCAAACTCGGCTTGGGCCTTCTCGGCGTCGGGGTGGCCGTCGTGCTGAGCGTCGTGTTGCGAGCCCCGGACGAGCATTCGGTCGCGGTCGTCGCCGACGCCGTCGGACTCGCCGCGTTCGCCACGGCCGGGGCGATCGTCGCGACCGAGGCGGGCGTCTCGGCGCCCGGCATCGTCGCCGTTGCAGCCATCAACGCGGTCGGCGGCGGCGCCTTTGCCGACGTCCTCCTCGATCGCTCCCCGTTCATCCTGTTCGACGATTTTTACAGCATTTCGAAGCGAAAGCCCCCCTTCAGGGGTGGGATGAAGCCGACAGCCGGCGAAACGTTGATTATGTCGGCGCTCGTCGGTTGTGGCGCCGAGTCCGAGGTAAGGATACGCACCCTTCGCGGGGGTAGATGA
- a CDS encoding M20/M25/M40 family metallo-hydrolase, which translates to MEPERRAFLDRLLETPSPSGFETRGQRVWLDYVSEFADEIHTDDYGNAVAVHHGDADTAFAMAGHADEVGFIVRRIDDDGYVRIGAIGGADRTVSQGQHVTIHGDDPVAGVIGQTAIHLRETGEEEYDDVGEQYVDVGATDREAAEALVSVGDPVTFSTTVEELHGSRLAARGIDDRVGTWAVAEGLRRAVAADVEATVYAVSTIQEEVGLQGARMVGVDLAPDAVVAVDVTHATDSPGLSEKQRGPVELGAGPVVTRGSANHPVLVELARDAATEADVDVQLQAAGTRTGTDADAFYTSAGGTPTLNLGLPNRYMHTPVEVIDETDLRDAGALLGAMARRAAEREPFAVDV; encoded by the coding sequence CTGGAACCGGAGCGGCGGGCCTTTCTGGACCGCCTCCTGGAGACGCCGAGTCCCTCGGGCTTCGAGACGCGCGGCCAGCGGGTCTGGCTGGACTACGTGAGCGAGTTCGCGGACGAGATACACACCGACGACTACGGCAACGCGGTGGCGGTCCACCACGGCGACGCCGACACGGCGTTCGCCATGGCCGGCCACGCGGACGAGGTGGGGTTCATCGTCCGCCGGATCGACGACGACGGCTACGTCCGCATCGGGGCGATCGGTGGCGCCGACCGCACCGTCTCCCAGGGACAGCACGTGACGATCCACGGCGACGACCCGGTCGCGGGCGTGATCGGGCAGACGGCGATCCACCTCCGGGAGACGGGTGAGGAGGAGTACGACGACGTCGGCGAGCAGTACGTCGACGTCGGGGCGACCGACCGCGAGGCGGCCGAGGCGCTGGTCTCAGTGGGCGATCCGGTCACGTTCTCGACGACGGTCGAGGAGCTGCACGGGTCGCGGCTGGCGGCCCGCGGTATCGACGACCGCGTCGGCACCTGGGCGGTCGCGGAGGGGTTGCGCCGGGCGGTCGCGGCGGACGTCGAGGCGACGGTGTACGCCGTCAGCACGATCCAGGAGGAAGTCGGTCTCCAGGGTGCACGGATGGTCGGGGTCGACCTCGCGCCGGACGCCGTCGTCGCGGTGGACGTGACACACGCGACGGACTCGCCGGGGCTCTCGGAGAAACAGCGCGGCCCCGTCGAACTCGGGGCGGGACCGGTCGTGACGCGGGGGAGCGCCAACCACCCCGTCCTCGTCGAACTGGCACGGGACGCCGCGACCGAGGCGGACGTCGACGTGCAGTTACAGGCGGCGGGCACCCGTACTGGCACGGACGCCGACGCCTTCTATACGTCCGCCGGCGGGACGCCGACCCTGAACCTCGGCCTGCCGAATCGCTACATGCACACGCCGGTCGAGGTGATCGACGAAACCGATCTTCGCGACGCGGGGGCGTTGCTCGGGGCCATGGCTCGGCGAGCGGCCGAACGCGAGCCGTTCGCGGTCGACGTGTGA